One Sulfuricurvum sp. DNA window includes the following coding sequences:
- a CDS encoding YaaA family protein, producing MIILFAPSEGKREGGNLPPLNQENLILPELYSKRFEVIQQYEQLIQDGNEQQLFDLFGLKDSREYERYKQSFDTQPTMKAIERYDGVAYDYLNYTTLSSEQQHYLDTNVILFSNLFGPIRAGDSLPDYKLKQGSSIGSLVPEKFYKEHFTVALDAYIGEEEVLDIRAGFYDKFYIPKQPITTLKFLKEGKVISHWAKAYRGAVLREIAQHQINSISALLALNIEGLNLVEIIETKKKKEIIYAIH from the coding sequence ATGATTATTTTATTTGCACCCAGTGAAGGTAAACGTGAGGGGGGGAATCTCCCTCCGTTGAATCAAGAAAATTTGATTTTACCAGAGCTCTATTCAAAACGTTTTGAAGTTATTCAGCAGTATGAACAATTGATTCAAGATGGTAATGAGCAACAGTTATTTGATCTTTTTGGACTTAAAGATTCTAGAGAGTATGAACGCTATAAGCAAAGCTTTGATACTCAGCCTACTATGAAAGCGATAGAGCGTTACGACGGAGTCGCGTATGATTATCTCAACTACACTACGCTCTCATCCGAACAGCAGCATTATCTTGACACAAATGTTATCCTATTCTCAAATCTGTTTGGTCCGATACGTGCCGGTGATTCACTTCCAGATTATAAACTCAAACAAGGCTCTTCTATTGGCTCATTGGTACCGGAGAAGTTTTATAAAGAGCATTTCACTGTTGCCTTGGACGCTTATATAGGTGAAGAAGAAGTTTTGGATATCCGTGCAGGATTTTACGATAAGTTTTATATCCCGAAACAACCCATCACAACATTGAAATTTTTAAAAGAGGGTAAAGTGATTAGTCACTGGGCAAAAGCGTACCGAGGAGCTGTTTTACGAGAAATTGCACAGCATCAAATTAATTCAATTAGCGCACTGTTGGCATTGAATATTGAAGGGTTGAATTTGGTTGAAATTATCGAAACTAAAAAGAAAAAAGAGATCATTTACGCAATTCATTAA
- the tuf gene encoding elongation factor Tu, with amino-acid sequence MAKEKFTRNKPHVNIGTIGHVDHGKTTLTAAITAVLATKTGAKFMDYDQIDNAPEERERGITIATSHVEYETDKRHYAHVDCPGHADYVKNMITGAAQMDGAILVVSAADGPMPQTREHILLSRQVGVPYIVVFMNKEDLVDDEELLELVEMEIRELLDMYDFPGDDTPIVAGSAYQALEEAKKGIIGDWAAKIIKLMDAVDEYIPEPVRETDKDFLMPVEDVFSISGRGTVVTGRIERGTIKIGETIEIVGIRDTQTTTVTGVEMFRKEMEMGEAGDNCGILLRGTKKEDVERGQVLCKPKSINPHTKFEAEIYVLSKEEGGRHTPFFNGYRPQFYVRTTDCTGAITLQEGTEMVMPGDNVKIIAELIHPIAMEEGTRFAIREGGRTVGAGVVSKILA; translated from the coding sequence ATGGCAAAAGAAAAGTTTACGCGTAATAAACCACACGTCAACATCGGTACAATCGGGCACGTTGACCACGGTAAAACTACATTGACAGCAGCAATTACTGCGGTTCTTGCTACAAAAACTGGTGCAAAATTCATGGATTACGATCAAATCGATAATGCACCTGAAGAACGTGAGCGTGGTATTACCATCGCAACTTCACACGTTGAGTATGAAACAGACAAACGTCACTATGCACACGTTGACTGTCCTGGACACGCCGACTATGTTAAGAACATGATTACGGGTGCTGCTCAAATGGACGGAGCTATTCTTGTTGTTTCTGCAGCGGACGGCCCAATGCCACAAACTCGTGAGCACATCCTTCTTTCTCGCCAAGTAGGTGTTCCTTACATCGTTGTTTTCATGAACAAAGAAGACTTGGTTGATGATGAAGAACTTCTTGAACTCGTTGAGATGGAAATCCGCGAACTTCTTGATATGTACGATTTCCCAGGTGACGATACTCCAATCGTTGCAGGTTCTGCATACCAAGCTCTTGAAGAAGCTAAAAAAGGTATCATCGGTGACTGGGCTGCAAAAATTATTAAATTGATGGATGCGGTTGATGAGTATATCCCTGAGCCTGTTCGTGAAACAGATAAAGATTTCTTGATGCCGGTAGAGGACGTTTTCTCTATCTCTGGTCGTGGAACTGTTGTTACTGGTCGTATCGAGCGTGGTACAATCAAAATCGGTGAAACTATCGAGATCGTTGGTATCCGTGACACTCAAACAACAACCGTAACTGGTGTTGAGATGTTCCGTAAAGAGATGGAAATGGGTGAAGCAGGTGATAACTGCGGAATCTTGCTTCGTGGTACTAAGAAAGAAGATGTTGAGCGTGGACAAGTTCTTTGTAAACCTAAATCAATCAATCCTCACACAAAATTTGAGGCTGAAATTTACGTATTGAGCAAAGAAGAGGGTGGACGTCATACTCCATTCTTCAACGGTTACCGCCCACAATTCTATGTTCGTACAACTGACTGTACAGGTGCTATCACCTTGCAAGAAGGTACTGAAATGGTTATGCCTGGTGATAACGTAAAAATTATCGCTGAATTGATTCACCCAATCGCTATGGAAGAGGGAACTCGTTTCGCTATCCGTGAGGGTGGACGTACAGTTGGTGCTGGGGTTGTTTCTAAAATCCTAGCATAA
- the rpmG gene encoding 50S ribosomal protein L33, with protein MRENIHLACEKCTRRNYHTTKNKKTHTEKFSVRKFCKFCREHTIHKEAKL; from the coding sequence ATGCGTGAAAATATCCATTTAGCGTGTGAAAAGTGTACTCGTCGTAACTATCACACCACTAAAAACAAAAAAACTCATACTGAAAAATTTTCAGTACGTAAGTTTTGTAAATTTTGTCGTGAACACACGATTCATAAAGAAGCAAAACTGTAA
- the secE gene encoding preprotein translocase subunit SecE — protein sequence MKNSVTRAFAQAKLELAKVIFPTKPQVKQAFLAVVIVVTFVVLFLALVDLIMSSTVSAILS from the coding sequence ATGAAAAACAGTGTTACTAGAGCTTTTGCTCAGGCTAAATTAGAACTTGCAAAAGTTATATTCCCTACAAAACCACAAGTGAAGCAAGCGTTTCTTGCAGTAGTGATTGTTGTGACTTTTGTTGTTTTGTTTTTAGCATTGGTTGATTTAATCATGTCTTCTACTGTTTCGGCAATTTTGAGTTAA
- the nusG gene encoding transcription termination/antitermination protein NusG: protein MAHLWYSIQTYAGSERSVKAAIQNIIAENHLEEVITEVIVPTEDVIEVKNGKKKITERSLYSGYVFALMDLSIDLQHRIQSLPRVAGFIGEANKPTPLSENDIKVILDRVENRSAPKPKVFFDNGEMVRIVDGPFANFTGTVDEYDLEHGTLKLNVSIFGRSTPVDISYTQVEKII, encoded by the coding sequence ATGGCACATCTTTGGTACTCAATTCAAACCTATGCGGGCAGCGAGCGCAGTGTAAAAGCGGCTATCCAAAACATTATTGCTGAAAACCATCTTGAAGAAGTAATCACTGAAGTGATCGTACCGACAGAAGATGTTATCGAAGTAAAAAACGGTAAGAAAAAAATTACCGAACGTTCACTTTATTCTGGATATGTATTTGCATTGATGGATTTAAGTATCGATTTACAACACCGTATCCAATCGCTTCCTCGTGTAGCTGGATTTATCGGTGAAGCAAATAAGCCGACACCGCTTAGCGAAAATGATATCAAGGTTATCTTGGATCGTGTAGAAAATCGCTCAGCTCCAAAACCAAAAGTCTTTTTTGATAATGGTGAGATGGTGCGTATCGTAGATGGTCCGTTTGCAAACTTTACCGGTACGGTTGACGAATATGATTTAGAGCATGGCACGTTGAAACTTAATGTTTCAATTTTCGGACGTAGTACTCCGGTTGATATTTCGTACACACAAGTCGAAAAAATTATTTAA
- the rplK gene encoding 50S ribosomal protein L11, with protein MAKKITGYIKLQVQAGAANPAPPVGPALGQRGVNIMEFCKAFNERTKDKAGFKLPVVITVYADKTFSFITKQPPASALIMKAAGLKKGTDNPMKNKVGKITKAQLMEIVKQKIQDMNTDDVDAAAATIAGSCRSMGVDIVD; from the coding sequence ATGGCAAAGAAAATTACAGGCTACATCAAGCTACAAGTTCAAGCTGGCGCGGCTAATCCGGCTCCTCCGGTTGGTCCTGCCCTTGGTCAACGTGGTGTTAACATCATGGAATTTTGTAAGGCGTTCAACGAGCGTACAAAAGATAAGGCAGGTTTTAAACTCCCTGTTGTTATTACTGTATATGCGGATAAAACGTTTTCATTCATCACAAAACAGCCTCCGGCATCTGCACTCATCATGAAAGCAGCTGGTCTTAAAAAAGGGACTGATAATCCGATGAAAAACAAAGTGGGTAAAATCACTAAAGCTCAATTGATGGAAATCGTTAAGCAAAAAATTCAAGATATGAATACTGATGATGTTGATGCTGCTGCTGCAACAATCGCTGGATCATGTCGTTCAATGGGTGTTGATATAGTTGATTGA
- the rplA gene encoding 50S ribosomal protein L1: MAGKRYKQLSEKIDMTKNYTVADASVFVKELKSAKFDETVEIALNLGVDPRHADQMIRGAVVLPHGTGKVVRVAVFAKGAKVDEAKAAGADIVGAEDLVDMIKAGNMPFDIVVAAPDCMGLVGQVGRILGPKGMMPNPKTGTVTADIAKAVSNVKGGQVNFRVDKKGNIHAGIGKVSFDSDKIAENIKAFVGAINRAKPSTAKGRYIKNAALSLTMSPAIKFEIQELLDIRN; this comes from the coding sequence ATGGCTGGAAAACGCTACAAACAACTTAGTGAAAAAATTGATATGACAAAAAACTATACAGTAGCAGATGCTTCTGTATTTGTTAAAGAACTTAAATCAGCAAAATTCGACGAAACTGTTGAAATTGCTCTTAATCTTGGTGTTGACCCACGTCACGCTGACCAAATGATCCGTGGCGCGGTTGTGCTTCCTCACGGTACGGGTAAAGTGGTTCGTGTTGCGGTTTTCGCTAAAGGGGCAAAAGTTGATGAAGCTAAAGCTGCCGGTGCTGATATCGTTGGTGCTGAAGATTTAGTTGATATGATTAAAGCGGGTAATATGCCGTTTGATATCGTTGTTGCAGCACCGGATTGTATGGGTCTTGTTGGTCAAGTAGGACGTATCCTTGGGCCAAAAGGGATGATGCCGAATCCTAAAACAGGAACCGTTACAGCGGATATCGCAAAAGCGGTAAGCAATGTTAAAGGCGGACAAGTAAATTTCCGTGTTGACAAAAAAGGTAACATTCATGCCGGTATCGGTAAAGTAAGTTTTGATAGCGATAAAATTGCTGAAAATATTAAAGCATTTGTTGGTGCTATCAACCGTGCAAAACCATCAACGGCAAAAGGTCGTTACATTAAAAATGCAGCATTGTCACTCACTATGAGTCCGGCAATCAAATTTGAGATTCAAGAATTATTAGATATCCGTAACTAA
- the rplJ gene encoding 50S ribosomal protein L10, translating to MNKTQKAEIVNALTSEFKTAKAVIMCDYRGLTVSNLESLRKMARGKDTKVQVVKNTLATIALNNAGMSGIDIVDTNIFVWGDDAIAAAKTVVDFAKENDKFTLRTAYIDGEAADEQKVRAFATLPGREELLGMLASVWMGPVRNFTIGLDALKRKKEEDAA from the coding sequence ATGAATAAAACACAAAAAGCTGAAATCGTTAACGCTTTGACATCAGAGTTTAAAACTGCTAAAGCCGTTATTATGTGTGATTATCGTGGTCTTACTGTAAGTAACCTCGAGTCTCTCCGTAAAATGGCACGTGGTAAAGATACGAAAGTTCAAGTGGTAAAAAATACCCTTGCAACAATCGCATTGAACAATGCTGGTATGAGTGGAATCGATATCGTTGACACCAACATTTTTGTTTGGGGTGACGATGCTATCGCTGCTGCTAAAACGGTTGTTGATTTTGCAAAAGAGAATGATAAATTCACTCTCCGTACTGCATACATCGACGGCGAAGCGGCTGATGAGCAAAAAGTTCGTGCGTTTGCAACCCTACCGGGACGCGAAGAGTTGCTTGGAATGTTGGCATCTGTATGGATGGGACCAGTTCGCAACTTTACAATCGGACTCGATGCGCTTAAACGTAAAAAAGAAGAGGACGCTGCGTAA
- the rplL gene encoding 50S ribosomal protein L7/L12: protein MAVTKEDVLEFISNLSVLELSELVKEFEEKFGVSAQPVAVAGAAVAAVEVEEKTEFDVILKDGGDKKINVIKVVRAMTGLGLKEAKDAVEGAPTTIKEGISKQDAEAAKKELEEAGAAVEIK from the coding sequence ATGGCTGTAACAAAAGAAGATGTTCTTGAGTTTATCTCAAACTTGTCTGTTCTTGAGCTTTCTGAGCTTGTAAAAGAATTCGAAGAAAAATTTGGTGTATCTGCTCAACCGGTAGCGGTTGCAGGTGCTGCAGTAGCTGCTGTTGAAGTAGAAGAAAAAACTGAATTTGACGTTATTTTGAAAGACGGTGGTGACAAAAAAATCAACGTTATTAAAGTAGTACGTGCAATGACAGGTCTTGGTCTTAAAGAGGCTAAAGATGCAGTTGAAGGTGCTCCAACAACTATTAAAGAAGGTATCTCTAAACAAGATGCTGAAGCAGCGAAAAAAGAGCTTGAAGAAGCTGGTGCTGCGGTCGAAATCAAATAA
- the rpoB gene encoding DNA-directed RNA polymerase subunit beta translates to MLNTLHSGNRLRVDFAKTPQQIEVPNLLQLQQSSYESFLMLDQKDRSKSGIERVFQSVFPIHDTQNRLSLEYLGSEVGRPKYTVRECMERGLTYSVSLRMKTRLMIWDRDENTKEKMGVKDIKEQTIFIRDIPLMTDRTSFVINGVERVVVNQLHRSPGVIFKEEESTTAGSKMIFTGQIIPDRGSWLYFEYDPKDILYMRINKRRKVPVTIMFRALGYSKQDILKMFYPLQKIRVENNKYLMDFDPEHFAGRLGYDLVDADGKLLVAAGKRLSAKKAEKMIAEGVTAIQYPIETLIERHLAEAIIDASTGEIMFDTMTQLDETKLKKMLDSGVNEFVIANDLAEGHDSSIINAFMADVDSLKLLKQTEDIEDENDLAAIRIYKVMRPGEPVTKDAAKVFVNQLFFDPERYDLTRVGRMKMNHKLGLNVPEYVTVLTNEDIINTVKYVIKVKNGQGHIDDRDHLGNRRIRSIGELLGNELHNGLVKMQKAIKDKLSTMSGPTTELMPHDLVNSKMITSTIMEFFSGGQLSQFMDQTNPLSEVTHKRRLSALGEGGLVKERAGFEVRDVHPTHYGRICPIETPEGQNIGLINTLATYSKVNEHGFIEAPYNVVKDGIVTSEVVYLTATQEEGKVIAAASSRLDDNGNFIDDLVEIRQDGEIMLKSPRECELRDLTPHMVVGVAASLIPFLEHDDANRALMGSNMQRQAVPLLRPEAPMVGTGVEKLVARDSWECAKAERAGIVEKVDAKHVYIMGEDEDGTFIDYYPLQKNLRTNQNTTFMQKPIVKQGQLVSKGQIIADGPNMDQGELALGINALVAFMPWNGYNFEDAIVMSERMIREDAFTSVHIYEKEAEARELKHGVEEITRDIPNVRDDELSHLDDSGIVKIGTYVKGGMILVGKVSPKGEVKPTPEERLLRAIFGEKAGHVVNKSLYCTPSMEGVIVDVKVFTKKGYDKDPRTLELEKQERDELEREHYDRLLMIDKEEMLRISSLLTKHPLQSDVSVNGNEYKAGAFVNADDLKEVNRFAMNTVVKAFSDDIQEKYNQTKNHFQKEKKKFRDEHEEKLSILEKDDILPNGVVKYVKVYIATKRKLKVGDKMAGRHGNKGIVSIIVPQVDMPYMANGRTVDVCLNPLGVPSRMNIGQILEMHLGMVGKELGFQLQDIFEAKQKEFIGELRAKMISFADVAGLMNAAKLLSEMDDKILLGYAQDWSRGVKFATPIFEGVTEAEFAKLFELAKLDSDGKMELYDGKTGDKMKERVNVGYMYMLKLHHLVDEKVHARSTGPYSLVTQQPVGGKALFGGQRFGEMEVWALEAYGASAVLKEMLTIKSDDVDGRVRAYKAITKGESVPASGIPETLFVLTKELQALALDIEIFDEVDDNE, encoded by the coding sequence ATGTTAAATACTCTTCACTCTGGAAACCGCTTGCGCGTTGATTTCGCGAAAACCCCACAACAAATTGAAGTTCCAAACCTTTTACAACTTCAACAAAGTTCTTACGAATCATTTTTGATGCTAGATCAAAAAGACCGTTCTAAAAGTGGTATTGAGCGTGTATTCCAATCTGTTTTTCCAATCCATGATACTCAAAACCGTCTCTCTCTAGAATATCTCGGTTCTGAAGTTGGTCGCCCTAAATACACTGTTCGTGAATGTATGGAGCGTGGTTTGACCTACTCTGTTTCGTTGCGTATGAAAACACGTCTCATGATTTGGGATCGTGATGAAAACACCAAAGAAAAAATGGGTGTTAAAGACATTAAAGAACAAACTATTTTTATCCGTGATATCCCTTTGATGACTGACCGTACATCGTTTGTTATTAACGGTGTTGAGCGTGTTGTTGTTAATCAACTTCACCGCTCACCAGGGGTTATTTTTAAAGAAGAAGAATCAACCACAGCCGGAAGTAAAATGATTTTTACCGGTCAAATTATCCCTGACCGTGGTTCATGGCTCTATTTTGAGTATGATCCGAAAGATATCCTTTACATGCGTATCAATAAACGTCGTAAAGTTCCTGTAACAATTATGTTCCGTGCCCTTGGATACAGTAAACAAGATATCCTAAAAATGTTCTATCCGTTACAAAAAATTCGTGTTGAAAACAATAAATATTTGATGGATTTCGATCCGGAACATTTTGCAGGACGTCTGGGTTATGACCTCGTTGATGCAGATGGTAAATTACTCGTTGCCGCTGGTAAACGTTTATCGGCAAAAAAAGCGGAAAAAATGATTGCAGAGGGTGTGACTGCGATTCAATACCCAATTGAAACATTGATTGAACGTCATTTGGCAGAGGCGATTATTGATGCTTCTACCGGCGAAATCATGTTTGATACGATGACGCAGTTAGATGAAACTAAGCTCAAAAAGATGTTGGATTCTGGTGTTAATGAATTTGTAATCGCGAATGACTTGGCAGAAGGGCATGATAGTTCCATCATCAATGCATTTATGGCGGATGTTGATTCGTTGAAACTTTTGAAACAAACGGAAGATATCGAAGACGAAAATGATCTCGCTGCTATCCGTATCTATAAAGTAATGCGCCCAGGTGAGCCAGTAACCAAAGATGCGGCAAAAGTGTTTGTTAATCAACTTTTCTTTGATCCTGAACGTTATGATTTGACACGCGTTGGTCGTATGAAAATGAACCACAAATTAGGACTTAATGTTCCTGAATATGTGACTGTTTTGACCAATGAAGATATTATCAATACTGTTAAATACGTTATCAAAGTTAAAAACGGTCAAGGTCATATCGATGATCGTGACCACTTGGGTAATCGTCGTATCCGTTCAATCGGTGAGTTACTCGGAAATGAGTTACACAACGGTCTTGTGAAAATGCAAAAAGCGATTAAAGACAAGCTCTCAACCATGAGCGGTCCGACTACTGAGTTGATGCCTCACGATTTGGTGAACTCAAAAATGATCACTTCTACTATCATGGAGTTTTTCAGCGGCGGACAATTGTCACAATTTATGGACCAAACGAATCCGTTATCGGAAGTTACCCATAAACGTCGTTTATCGGCACTTGGAGAAGGTGGGCTTGTTAAAGAGCGCGCCGGATTTGAAGTGCGTGACGTTCACCCGACTCACTATGGCCGTATTTGTCCGATTGAGACTCCTGAGGGACAAAATATCGGTTTGATCAATACGTTGGCGACCTATTCAAAAGTAAATGAGCATGGATTTATCGAAGCTCCATACAATGTTGTTAAAGACGGAATTGTCACTTCTGAAGTAGTTTATTTGACGGCTACCCAAGAAGAGGGGAAAGTTATTGCTGCGGCATCAAGCCGTTTGGACGATAATGGGAACTTTATTGATGATTTAGTTGAGATTCGTCAAGACGGCGAGATTATGCTTAAATCACCGCGCGAATGTGAACTCCGCGATTTGACACCACATATGGTTGTCGGTGTTGCGGCAAGTTTGATTCCGTTCTTGGAGCACGATGACGCGAACCGTGCGCTCATGGGATCGAACATGCAACGTCAAGCGGTACCGTTATTGCGTCCTGAAGCACCAATGGTCGGAACAGGGGTTGAAAAACTCGTTGCTCGTGATTCATGGGAGTGTGCAAAAGCAGAACGTGCCGGTATTGTTGAAAAAGTAGATGCTAAACACGTTTACATTATGGGTGAAGATGAAGATGGTACGTTTATCGATTACTATCCATTGCAAAAAAACCTTCGTACCAACCAAAATACGACATTTATGCAAAAACCGATTGTTAAACAAGGTCAATTGGTTAGCAAAGGGCAAATCATCGCAGATGGTCCAAATATGGATCAAGGGGAATTGGCTCTCGGTATTAATGCACTTGTTGCGTTTATGCCATGGAACGGTTACAACTTCGAGGATGCGATCGTTATGTCTGAGCGTATGATTCGTGAAGATGCATTTACCTCAGTTCATATCTATGAAAAAGAGGCAGAAGCACGTGAACTTAAACACGGTGTCGAAGAGATTACTCGTGACATCCCTAATGTTCGTGACGATGAACTCTCTCACCTTGATGATAGCGGTATCGTTAAAATCGGTACGTATGTTAAAGGTGGGATGATCCTTGTTGGTAAAGTTTCTCCAAAAGGCGAAGTAAAACCTACTCCTGAAGAGCGTTTGTTACGCGCTATTTTCGGTGAAAAGGCGGGTCACGTTGTCAACAAATCACTCTACTGTACGCCGAGTATGGAAGGAGTTATCGTTGATGTTAAAGTATTCACGAAAAAAGGGTACGACAAAGATCCTCGTACACTTGAACTTGAAAAACAAGAACGTGATGAGCTAGAGCGCGAGCACTACGATCGTCTTTTGATGATCGATAAAGAAGAGATGCTCCGTATCTCTTCATTGTTGACAAAACATCCATTACAAAGCGATGTAAGCGTAAATGGTAATGAGTATAAAGCAGGTGCATTTGTTAATGCAGATGACCTTAAAGAGGTTAACCGTTTTGCAATGAATACCGTCGTTAAAGCGTTTAGTGATGATATTCAAGAAAAATACAACCAAACCAAAAACCATTTCCAAAAAGAGAAGAAAAAATTCCGTGACGAACACGAAGAAAAACTCTCTATCTTGGAAAAAGATGACATTCTCCCTAATGGTGTAGTGAAATACGTTAAGGTTTATATAGCGACTAAACGTAAACTCAAAGTTGGGGATAAAATGGCGGGACGTCACGGGAACAAAGGTATCGTTTCGATCATTGTTCCACAAGTCGATATGCCGTACATGGCAAACGGACGTACCGTTGACGTTTGTTTGAATCCACTTGGGGTTCCATCACGTATGAATATCGGGCAAATCCTTGAGATGCACCTCGGTATGGTGGGGAAAGAGCTTGGTTTCCAACTTCAAGATATTTTTGAAGCGAAACAAAAAGAGTTTATTGGTGAATTACGTGCGAAAATGATATCGTTTGCCGATGTAGCCGGTCTCATGAACGCGGCTAAATTGTTGAGTGAGATGGATGATAAAATTCTTCTTGGGTATGCACAAGATTGGTCACGTGGGGTTAAATTTGCTACCCCTATTTTCGAAGGGGTTACTGAAGCAGAGTTTGCAAAACTCTTTGAGTTGGCGAAGCTTGACAGTGATGGAAAAATGGAGCTTTACGACGGTAAAACCGGTGACAAAATGAAAGAGCGTGTTAACGTCGGTTATATGTATATGCTCAAACTTCACCACTTGGTTGATGAGAAAGTGCACGCACGTTCAACTGGGCCATATTCACTTGTTACTCAACAACCGGTTGGTGGTAAAGCCCTCTTCGGTGGACAACGTTTCGGGGAGATGGAGGTATGGGCTCTTGAAGCTTATGGTGCTTCTGCGGTTCTTAAAGAGATGTTGACGATTAAATCGGATGACGTTGATGGACGTGTTCGTGCTTATAAAGCGATTACAAAAGGTGAAAGTGTACCGGCATCAGGTATCCCTGAAACGCTGTTCGTATTGACCAAAGAGCTCCAAGCTTTGGCGCTAGATATTGAGATTTTTGACGAGGTGGATGACAATGAGTAA